A genomic stretch from Halopiger aswanensis includes:
- the lysX gene encoding lysine biosynthesis protein LysX: MTLQVGILYSRIRKDEKLLLNELRERDHEIEKIDVRKQQFDIGEVPEEFADLDIVVDRCLATSRSLYATQFFEAYGIPVINSHETADICADKVKNSLALEQAGVPTPATKVAFTKETAMEAIEEFGYPCVLKPVVGSWGRLMAKIDSPDAAEAILEHKATLGHYEHKVFYVQEFVEKPGRDIRVLATDGEPIAAMVRSSDHWITNAAKGAETDVFELDDEAEELVRKASDAVGGGLLGVDLMETEDGYTVHEVNHTVEFKALDGAVETDIAGTVVDWLEQKAQAADEELEVTV, from the coding sequence GTGACCTTGCAAGTAGGAATACTCTACTCCCGGATCCGCAAGGACGAGAAGCTGCTGTTGAACGAGCTACGCGAGCGCGACCACGAGATCGAAAAGATCGACGTCCGCAAACAGCAGTTCGACATCGGCGAGGTCCCCGAGGAATTCGCGGACCTCGACATCGTCGTCGACCGCTGTCTCGCCACGAGCCGGAGCCTGTACGCCACGCAGTTCTTCGAGGCGTACGGTATCCCCGTAATCAACAGCCACGAGACCGCGGACATCTGCGCGGACAAAGTCAAGAACAGTCTCGCGCTCGAGCAGGCGGGCGTGCCCACGCCCGCGACGAAGGTCGCCTTCACCAAGGAGACCGCGATGGAGGCCATCGAGGAGTTCGGTTACCCCTGCGTCCTCAAACCCGTCGTCGGCTCGTGGGGACGCCTGATGGCCAAGATCGACTCACCCGACGCCGCCGAGGCCATCTTGGAGCACAAGGCGACGCTGGGCCACTACGAGCACAAGGTGTTCTACGTCCAGGAGTTCGTCGAGAAACCCGGCCGCGACATCCGCGTGCTGGCGACCGACGGCGAACCCATCGCCGCGATGGTTCGCTCCTCGGACCACTGGATCACCAACGCCGCGAAGGGCGCCGAAACCGACGTCTTCGAACTCGACGACGAAGCCGAGGAACTCGTCCGGAAGGCCAGCGACGCCGTCGGCGGCGGGCTGCTGGGCGTCGACCTCATGGAGACCGAAGACGGCTACACCGTCCACGAGGTCAACCACACCGTCGAGTTCAAGGCCTTAGACGGCGCCGTCGAGACCGACATCGCCGGCACCGTCGTCGACTGGCTCGAGCAGAAGGCCCAGGCGGCTGACGAGGAACTCGAGGTGACCGTCTGA
- a CDS encoding aspartate aminotransferase family protein translates to MSDLDFVSGSKPIGLERGEGPYLYTADGTEFLDAGASYACTPLGHCHPAVVDAVQEQVGRLTFVDSSYPVEARENAYASLVAAAPDGLESAWFCNSGTEANEAALKFARSATGESKIVAATRSFHGRTMGSLAATWKDKYKKPYEPLAGDVEFVPYGDGEELAEAVDDETAAVILEPIQGEGGINVPPAGYLETARELTDEAGAALVLDEVQTGMGRTGQMWACQNAGVTPDVLTTAKGLGNGLPVGAVAVQDWIADGAASHNATFSGGPVVGAAVHATVSTIVEEEYPAHAAEIGDYLVTELEAALGDDVREVRGQGLLVGLELKRGANRAARDLAMNHQILALPAGRTVLRLLPPLVIGREEADQLVDALTAVIGSESEGN, encoded by the coding sequence ATGAGCGACCTCGATTTCGTCTCCGGTAGCAAGCCGATCGGCCTCGAGCGCGGCGAGGGACCGTACCTCTACACCGCCGACGGCACGGAGTTCCTCGACGCGGGCGCGAGCTACGCCTGCACGCCGCTGGGGCACTGCCACCCCGCGGTCGTCGACGCGGTCCAGGAGCAGGTCGGCCGACTGACGTTCGTCGACTCCTCCTACCCCGTCGAGGCCCGCGAGAACGCCTACGCGTCGCTCGTCGCGGCCGCGCCCGACGGCCTCGAGTCGGCCTGGTTCTGCAACTCCGGGACCGAGGCCAACGAGGCCGCCCTGAAGTTCGCCCGCTCGGCGACCGGCGAGTCGAAGATCGTCGCCGCGACCCGCTCGTTCCACGGGCGGACGATGGGCTCGCTCGCGGCCACCTGGAAGGACAAGTACAAGAAGCCCTACGAGCCGCTGGCCGGCGACGTGGAGTTCGTCCCCTACGGCGACGGCGAGGAACTCGCCGAGGCCGTCGACGACGAGACGGCGGCGGTCATCCTCGAGCCGATCCAGGGCGAGGGCGGGATCAACGTCCCGCCGGCGGGCTACCTCGAGACCGCCCGCGAACTCACCGACGAGGCTGGCGCGGCGCTCGTCTTAGACGAGGTCCAGACCGGAATGGGCCGCACCGGCCAGATGTGGGCCTGCCAGAACGCGGGCGTCACGCCTGACGTGCTCACGACGGCGAAGGGGCTAGGCAACGGCCTCCCCGTCGGCGCGGTCGCAGTCCAGGACTGGATCGCCGACGGCGCGGCTTCCCACAATGCCACGTTCAGCGGCGGCCCCGTCGTCGGCGCCGCGGTCCACGCCACCGTCTCCACGATCGTCGAGGAGGAGTACCCCGCCCACGCGGCCGAGATCGGCGACTACCTCGTCACCGAACTCGAGGCGGCGCTGGGCGACGACGTCCGCGAGGTCCGCGGCCAGGGCCTGCTCGTCGGCCTCGAGTTGAAACGAGGGGCGAACCGCGCCGCCCGCGATCTGGCGATGAACCACCAGATTCTGGCGCTGCCCGCGGGCCGGACCGTGCTGCGCCTGCTTCCGCCGCTCGTGATCGGCCGGGAGGAAGCGGACCAGCTCGTGGACGCCCTGACGGCAGTTATCGGCTCCGAGTCGGAGGGGAACTAA
- a CDS encoding acetylglutamate/acetylaminoadipate kinase, whose product MTVVVKIGGARAVDPEGALADVASLVADGEDVVLTHGGSTAVDETLEDLGKEPTYVETPGGVVGRFTDEETMDVFKMVMPGKLNTDLVESLHNEGVDAVGLSGTDGKLLEGKRKSAVRVKEDGKKKIKRGDHSGKIESVNADLLETTLEGGYTPVVSVPMLGKEKSGGYTAVNADADRAAAAIAGALEADLVVLTDVSGIYEDPDDESTKIESAATPEEFEAVKAAAEGFMTKKVMAAEEALEGGAASVTVATANADAPITSALEGEGTTLEPGVLADEADEADDGEEVAQ is encoded by the coding sequence GTGACTGTCGTCGTCAAGATCGGCGGCGCTCGCGCCGTCGATCCCGAAGGCGCGCTCGCCGACGTCGCCTCGCTCGTCGCAGACGGCGAGGACGTCGTCCTCACGCACGGCGGTTCGACCGCCGTCGACGAGACGCTCGAGGACCTCGGGAAGGAACCCACCTACGTCGAGACCCCCGGCGGCGTCGTCGGCCGCTTTACCGACGAGGAGACGATGGACGTCTTCAAGATGGTCATGCCGGGCAAGCTCAACACGGATCTCGTGGAGAGCCTGCACAACGAGGGCGTCGACGCCGTCGGCCTCTCGGGCACGGACGGCAAGCTGCTCGAGGGTAAGCGCAAGTCCGCCGTCCGCGTCAAAGAGGACGGCAAGAAGAAGATCAAGCGCGGCGATCACTCGGGCAAGATCGAGTCCGTCAACGCGGACCTGCTCGAGACGACCCTCGAAGGCGGCTACACGCCCGTCGTCTCCGTTCCCATGCTGGGCAAGGAGAAGTCGGGCGGGTACACGGCGGTCAACGCCGACGCCGACCGCGCGGCCGCGGCGATCGCGGGCGCGCTCGAGGCCGACCTCGTCGTCCTCACGGACGTCTCGGGGATCTACGAGGACCCCGACGACGAGTCGACCAAGATCGAATCGGCCGCGACGCCGGAGGAGTTCGAGGCCGTTAAAGCGGCCGCTGAAGGCTTCATGACGAAGAAGGTCATGGCCGCCGAGGAAGCGCTCGAGGGCGGCGCCGCGTCCGTTACCGTCGCGACGGCCAACGCCGACGCACCGATCACGAGCGCGCTCGAGGGCGAAGGCACGACGCTCGAGCCCGGCGTGCTCGCTGACGAAGCCGACGAAGCGGACGACGGCGAGGAGGTGGCCCAATGA
- a CDS encoding YeeE/YedE family protein: MVSTLLVAAVVGIALGAFLQKGRFCFVNAFRDFFAYKDSRVTKGVLAATLLTMVFWGIAYQFGYYQGFWTPRWGLTGLVGGFIFGVGMTYAGGCASGTLYRAGEGYLQFWLTLLFMGVGYAGFTVAFPTLESTYFDALTFGEGVSLFAYSSLPAGLLALLVSGAALLVYATLTGRSSVGAALGERADAAEFRPAALAAPAVGLRQFADGTRAYFAGLARAWRNPIESSKQPWDPRTAALGITAAAVLWFTQVSIVGVTGPEARWTGYLLSQVGVDAGSFEYWGSVLFQGQGVGVTVDMVMIAFVIVGAFLAALWSGDFSVRVPKRRRLPNAVFGGLAMGAGSRLAPGCNIGNIYSGIAELSVHSFIAAVGIVAGVYVMTHWIYREVGCAI, translated from the coding sequence GTGGTTTCGACGCTACTCGTCGCAGCGGTCGTCGGGATCGCCCTCGGGGCCTTCCTCCAGAAGGGGCGGTTCTGCTTCGTGAACGCTTTCCGGGATTTCTTCGCCTACAAGGACTCCCGGGTCACGAAGGGCGTTCTCGCGGCGACGCTGCTCACGATGGTTTTCTGGGGCATCGCCTATCAATTCGGCTACTACCAGGGATTCTGGACGCCGCGGTGGGGCCTGACCGGCCTCGTCGGCGGCTTCATCTTCGGCGTGGGGATGACCTACGCCGGCGGCTGCGCCAGCGGCACGCTCTACCGGGCCGGCGAGGGCTACCTGCAGTTCTGGCTCACCCTGCTGTTCATGGGCGTCGGCTACGCCGGCTTCACCGTCGCCTTCCCGACGCTCGAGAGCACGTACTTCGACGCGCTCACGTTCGGTGAGGGCGTGAGCCTGTTCGCGTACTCCTCGCTGCCGGCCGGCCTGCTCGCGCTGCTGGTCTCGGGCGCCGCGTTGCTCGTCTACGCGACGCTCACCGGCCGCTCGTCGGTCGGCGCCGCGCTCGGCGAGCGCGCCGACGCGGCCGAGTTCCGACCGGCGGCGCTGGCCGCGCCCGCCGTGGGCCTCCGGCAGTTCGCCGACGGGACTCGCGCGTACTTCGCCGGGCTGGCCCGCGCCTGGCGGAACCCGATCGAATCGAGCAAGCAGCCGTGGGACCCCCGCACCGCGGCGCTTGGAATCACCGCCGCCGCGGTGCTGTGGTTCACGCAGGTCTCGATCGTCGGCGTGACCGGCCCCGAGGCTCGCTGGACGGGCTACCTGCTCTCGCAGGTCGGCGTCGACGCGGGGTCGTTCGAGTACTGGGGCTCGGTGCTGTTCCAGGGCCAGGGCGTCGGCGTCACGGTCGACATGGTGATGATCGCGTTCGTCATCGTCGGCGCGTTCCTAGCCGCCCTCTGGAGCGGCGACTTCTCGGTGCGCGTCCCGAAGCGCCGCCGGCTTCCCAACGCCGTCTTCGGCGGCCTCGCGATGGGCGCCGGCTCGCGGCTCGCGCCGGGCTGTAACATCGGGAACATCTACTCCGGCATCGCGGAACTGTCGGTCCACTCCTTCATCGCCGCCGTCGGCATCGTCGCCGGCGTCTACGTGATGACCCACTGGATCTACCGCGAAGTCGGCTGTGCGATCTAA
- a CDS encoding DUF7554 family protein, with product MLDRRGSLDVEALLKIVLGLIAVLLVIEIIETLLSGLAWLLGPFVLLVQLAIAVLIVLWLLDRL from the coding sequence ATGCTCGATCGACGCGGTTCCCTCGACGTCGAAGCCCTCCTGAAAATCGTGCTCGGACTGATCGCCGTCCTGCTGGTGATCGAAATCATCGAGACGCTGCTGTCCGGGCTCGCGTGGCTGCTCGGCCCGTTCGTGCTGCTCGTCCAGCTGGCGATCGCCGTCCTGATCGTCCTCTGGTTGCTCGATCGGCTCTGA
- a CDS encoding argininosuccinate synthase — translation MTRVALAFSGGLDTTVCVPLLEEEYGYDEVIGVTVDVGQPAEEFEEAEETAEALDLDHYVVDAKDEFADLCLESVRANATYQGYPLGTALARPVIAKAILEVAEEQDCDGIAHGCTGKGNDQLRFEAVWRDSDLEVIAPVRELGLTREWEQEYADERDLPVEGGSGGDWSIDTNLWSRSVEGDELEDPSYVPPEDIYAWTQSPTGDSQEIEIEFEDGYPVAVDGVEYEPVELIQHLNEVAGPYGVGRTDSMEDRMLGLKVRENYEHPAATTLLNAHEALEGLVLTQEEREFKQLIDQRWAKKGYEGLVDAPLVSALEGFIAETQKRVTGTVTIRFEGGQARAVARDSKFAAYSAEHASFDTETVGKIKQEDATGVAKYHGFQRRLANEAIAANAEDGEEVELATDGSGENEDE, via the coding sequence ATGACCCGCGTGGCACTTGCGTTCTCGGGCGGCCTTGACACGACAGTCTGTGTCCCGCTGCTCGAGGAGGAGTACGGATACGACGAAGTAATCGGCGTCACGGTGGACGTCGGCCAGCCGGCCGAAGAGTTCGAGGAAGCCGAGGAAACCGCCGAAGCCCTCGATCTCGACCACTACGTCGTCGACGCGAAGGATGAATTTGCGGACCTCTGTCTCGAGAGCGTTCGCGCGAACGCGACCTACCAGGGGTACCCGCTGGGGACGGCGCTCGCGCGACCCGTCATCGCGAAGGCGATCCTCGAGGTCGCCGAAGAGCAGGACTGCGACGGCATCGCCCACGGCTGTACGGGTAAGGGCAACGACCAGCTCCGGTTCGAGGCCGTCTGGCGCGACTCGGATCTGGAAGTCATCGCGCCCGTGCGCGAACTCGGCCTGACCCGCGAGTGGGAGCAGGAGTACGCCGACGAGCGCGACCTGCCCGTCGAGGGCGGCAGCGGCGGCGACTGGTCGATCGACACCAACCTCTGGAGCCGCTCCGTCGAGGGCGACGAGCTCGAGGATCCGAGCTACGTCCCGCCGGAAGACATCTACGCCTGGACCCAGTCGCCCACCGGCGACAGCCAGGAGATCGAGATCGAGTTCGAGGATGGCTACCCCGTCGCCGTCGACGGCGTCGAGTACGAGCCCGTCGAACTCATCCAGCACTTGAACGAGGTCGCCGGTCCGTACGGCGTCGGTCGCACGGACTCGATGGAAGACCGCATGCTCGGCCTGAAGGTTCGCGAGAACTACGAGCACCCGGCCGCGACGACGCTGCTGAACGCCCACGAAGCCCTCGAGGGCCTCGTGCTGACCCAGGAGGAACGCGAATTCAAGCAGCTGATCGACCAGCGCTGGGCGAAGAAGGGCTACGAGGGCCTCGTCGACGCGCCGCTCGTGAGCGCGCTCGAGGGCTTCATCGCCGAGACGCAAAAGCGCGTCACCGGCACCGTTACGATCCGCTTCGAAGGCGGTCAGGCCCGCGCGGTCGCCCGCGACAGCAAATTCGCGGCCTACTCCGCCGAGCACGCCTCCTTCGACACGGAGACGGTCGGCAAGATCAAGCAGGAGGACGCCACCGGCGTCGCGAAGTACCACGGCTTCCAGCGCCGCCTCGCGAACGAGGCCATCGCGGCCAACGCCGAGGACGGCGAGGAAGTCGAACTCGCGACCGACGGTAGCGGCGAGAACGAGGACGAGTAA
- a CDS encoding 2'-5' RNA ligase family protein, producing the protein MYSVNVPVPGRVRQLADELYPDLIGFDTIRDTHSCLLKRLGDADHVSQLQHRVHRALESAPAVEARITGIDYFEDPPLGSAPVVYLAVESPGLEALHADLAETFEAVDGLEGADYVPHVTLARGGDAETARRVADREIEPVTWTVSELEFWDGTYKLPVSRVSLPA; encoded by the coding sequence GTGTACAGCGTCAACGTCCCCGTCCCCGGCCGCGTCCGCCAACTCGCGGACGAACTCTACCCCGACTTGATCGGCTTCGACACGATTCGGGACACCCACTCCTGTCTCCTCAAGCGCCTCGGCGACGCCGATCACGTCTCTCAGTTGCAACACCGCGTCCACCGCGCCCTCGAGAGCGCCCCCGCCGTCGAAGCCCGGATTACCGGGATCGACTACTTCGAGGACCCGCCGCTGGGCTCCGCCCCGGTCGTCTACCTCGCGGTCGAGAGTCCCGGCCTCGAGGCGCTCCACGCGGACCTCGCGGAGACCTTCGAGGCCGTCGACGGCCTCGAGGGAGCCGATTACGTCCCGCACGTGACCCTGGCCCGCGGCGGCGACGCCGAAACCGCGCGGCGGGTGGCCGACCGCGAGATCGAGCCGGTGACCTGGACGGTCAGCGAACTCGAGTTCTGGGACGGTACCTACAAGCTCCCGGTAAGCCGCGTATCGTTGCCGGCCTGA
- a CDS encoding sulfurtransferase TusA family protein — protein sequence MPSIDDVTDAPDELSDDRADELLEEADLVQDMMGEVCPYPQVEAKKGLQQLESGDLLVQETDHVPCTENVPKAVGDDAEAKVWRSGDATYRIYLRKQ from the coding sequence ATGCCATCCATCGACGACGTCACCGACGCACCGGACGAACTGAGCGACGACCGAGCCGACGAACTGCTCGAGGAGGCCGACCTCGTCCAGGACATGATGGGCGAGGTCTGCCCGTATCCGCAGGTCGAGGCTAAGAAGGGGCTCCAGCAACTCGAGTCGGGCGACCTCCTCGTGCAGGAGACCGACCACGTCCCCTGTACCGAGAACGTGCCCAAGGCCGTCGGCGACGACGCCGAGGCGAAGGTCTGGCGCAGCGGGGACGCGACCTACCGCATCTACCTCCGCAAGCAGTAG
- the argC gene encoding N-acetyl-gamma-glutamyl-phosphate reductase, which translates to MAVGTETGADENAETITASVVGGSGFTGGELLRLLAGHPNFEITEVTSRSKAGKSVGSVHPPLRGSDLRFTEPDDLESVDVLFAATPHGVSMGQIDEFFDHADTVVDLSADFRLNSEEQYDEWYDGHEAPEYLEKAEYALPEINRENLAGAELIAGGGCNATATILGLYPLFEHDILEGGEQVVVDVKVGSSEGGAGGGEASSHPERSGVVRPYAPTGHRHEAEIEQFLGTSVAFTCHAVDMIRGASATSHVFPSSPVSKGDLWQAYRGCYEDEPFVRMAAGGSGVYRYPEPKAVAGTNLAEVGFELDPSNKRVVVFSAIDNMMKGSAGQAVHAANVALGLEETAGLEFTGLHPVGAP; encoded by the coding sequence ATGGCGGTCGGCACCGAGACCGGCGCCGACGAGAACGCGGAGACGATCACCGCGAGCGTCGTCGGCGGCTCCGGCTTCACAGGCGGCGAACTGCTTCGCCTGCTCGCCGGCCACCCGAACTTCGAGATCACCGAGGTAACGAGTCGGTCGAAGGCCGGCAAGAGCGTCGGCTCCGTCCACCCGCCGCTTCGCGGGTCGGACCTCCGATTTACGGAACCCGACGATCTCGAGAGCGTCGACGTGCTGTTCGCGGCGACGCCCCACGGCGTCTCGATGGGCCAGATCGACGAGTTCTTCGACCACGCCGATACGGTCGTCGACCTCTCGGCTGACTTCCGCCTGAACAGCGAAGAGCAGTACGACGAGTGGTACGACGGCCACGAGGCCCCCGAGTACTTAGAGAAGGCCGAGTACGCGCTCCCCGAGATCAACCGCGAGAACCTCGCAGGCGCCGAACTCATCGCGGGCGGCGGCTGTAACGCCACCGCGACCATTCTGGGCCTGTACCCGCTGTTCGAGCACGACATCCTCGAGGGCGGCGAACAGGTGGTCGTCGACGTGAAAGTGGGATCGTCGGAGGGCGGCGCCGGCGGCGGCGAGGCCTCGAGCCACCCCGAGCGCTCGGGCGTCGTCCGCCCCTACGCGCCGACGGGCCACCGCCACGAGGCCGAGATCGAGCAGTTCCTCGGCACCTCGGTCGCCTTCACGTGCCACGCCGTGGACATGATCCGCGGCGCCAGCGCGACGAGCCACGTCTTCCCCTCGAGTCCGGTCTCGAAGGGCGACCTCTGGCAAGCGTATCGGGGCTGCTACGAGGACGAGCCGTTCGTCCGGATGGCCGCCGGCGGTTCCGGCGTCTACCGCTACCCCGAACCGAAGGCCGTCGCGGGGACGAACCTCGCGGAGGTCGGCTTCGAACTCGACCCCTCGAACAAGCGCGTCGTCGTCTTCTCGGCGATCGACAACATGATGAAGGGGTCGGCCGGGCAGGCGGTCCACGCCGCCAACGTCGCGCTCGGCTTAGAGGAAACCGCCGGACTCGAGTTTACGGGGCTGCACCCCGTGGGGGCGCCTTAA
- the lysW gene encoding lysine biosynthesis protein LysW — MTECVECGAEVSLHDDLEVGEIVDCTTCGAELEVVDTEPPVLERAPELEEDWGE, encoded by the coding sequence ATGACCGAATGCGTCGAGTGTGGGGCTGAAGTGTCCCTGCACGACGATCTGGAAGTTGGAGAGATCGTTGACTGTACGACCTGCGGCGCCGAGCTGGAAGTCGTCGACACCGAGCCACCAGTCCTCGAGCGAGCCCCGGAGCTCGAAGAGGACTGGGGTGAGTGA
- a CDS encoding helix-turn-helix transcriptional regulator codes for MDGKGLRALLCVLVVVGCLFASAPIAAPVAAADAGNGGPNALAQQDEGQSQIQTQRLQGNGSGQLDNADEIHIDVFVRENGSARVVVDYRFENDSSGDWEALREDIETNADGYVADEMDAWNQTLEDSENATDREMHLENGAIATDTSSQPRNLGHVQVSFEWVNFAYVQLNRIEVGDVLTGIVLSQDTTMEVYPPEGYVISEDESSTESNEDSVFWQGDSTDFTADPPTVVMIENGDAANESANATSDSGAGGEQGQGQGPAMRWFIVAGALALLAAVGAAGWWIRDREILGPGPAPDSGGSPPAESAANGGEAKSNGPPPELLSNEERVLRLLEQRGGRIKQQEVVSELDWTEAKTSQVVSGLREDGEIEVFRIGRENVLSLPDEGEQGGHSVSPGPGPGSGSGSGSGSESGSASDPETGVGNE; via the coding sequence ATGGACGGGAAGGGGCTGCGAGCCCTGCTTTGCGTGCTCGTAGTAGTCGGGTGCCTGTTCGCGTCCGCGCCGATCGCCGCACCCGTGGCGGCCGCGGACGCCGGGAACGGTGGCCCGAACGCGCTGGCACAGCAGGACGAAGGGCAGTCGCAGATACAAACGCAACGGCTGCAAGGAAACGGGAGCGGCCAGCTCGACAACGCGGACGAGATACACATCGACGTCTTCGTCCGCGAGAACGGCTCGGCGAGGGTCGTCGTCGACTACCGGTTCGAGAACGACTCCTCGGGCGACTGGGAGGCGCTCCGCGAGGACATCGAGACCAACGCCGACGGCTACGTGGCCGACGAGATGGACGCCTGGAACCAAACCCTCGAGGACAGCGAGAACGCGACGGACCGCGAGATGCACCTCGAGAACGGCGCGATCGCGACCGACACGAGTTCGCAGCCGCGGAATCTCGGGCACGTGCAGGTGTCCTTCGAGTGGGTCAACTTCGCCTACGTCCAGCTCAATCGGATCGAAGTCGGCGACGTCCTGACCGGCATCGTCCTCTCGCAAGACACCACGATGGAGGTGTACCCGCCGGAGGGATACGTCATCAGCGAGGACGAATCCTCGACGGAGTCCAACGAGGACTCGGTGTTCTGGCAGGGCGACAGCACCGACTTCACCGCCGATCCGCCGACGGTCGTGATGATCGAAAACGGCGACGCGGCCAACGAGTCGGCGAACGCGACGTCGGACTCGGGCGCAGGCGGCGAGCAAGGACAAGGGCAGGGGCCGGCGATGCGGTGGTTCATCGTCGCAGGCGCACTCGCGCTGCTGGCGGCCGTCGGCGCTGCTGGGTGGTGGATCCGCGATCGGGAGATTCTCGGCCCGGGGCCGGCCCCCGACTCCGGTGGATCGCCGCCGGCCGAGAGCGCGGCAAACGGCGGCGAGGCGAAGTCGAACGGCCCGCCGCCGGAACTGCTGAGCAACGAGGAGCGCGTCCTCCGCTTGCTCGAGCAACGCGGCGGCCGAATCAAACAGCAGGAGGTCGTCTCGGAACTGGACTGGACCGAGGCCAAGACGAGCCAGGTCGTCAGCGGTCTCCGCGAGGACGGCGAGATCGAGGTGTTCCGAATCGGCCGCGAGAACGTGCTGTCGTTGCCCGACGAGGGCGAGCAGGGCGGTCACAGCGTGTCGCCGGGACCGGGACCGGGATCGGGATCAGGATCAGGATCAGGATCGGAAAGCGGCTCGGCGTCCGACCCGGAGACCGGCGTCGGTAACGAGTGA
- the argH gene encoding argininosuccinate lyase, with protein MTEESAHGGGGEFATDEGDEGVVRRDRFSGGPARSFLSSLEADRRIFEADLEVDRAHVVMLAEQGIVEDAVAGSVLTALDAIEVEGHAGLPEGEDVHEAIETAVIERIGEEGGKMHTARSRNDEVAACIRYRLREDVLEAIETTLALRESLVEVAADHQETIMPGYTHLQPAQPITVAHWALSYEAAVRRDTARLLEAYDRINESPLGGAAFAGTTFDIDRERTAELLGFEGVVENSMDASSSRDFLLETVQALSTHATTLSGLAEDVVIFANRGFVDLSDDYSSTSSIMPQKKNPDTLELVRAVAGDAAGSAQGLTTTLKGLPRAYNRDLQRATTHAWETVDAVTEASEVAAGAVATADWNAETLAAEAGEGFSTATGVADLLAANGLPFRTAHEMVAVAAENGGDYDALEAAAEDVLGEPLESLVDPEDVRNALDPAESVASRDSQGGPAPGAVADQLEGARSAVADDEAMLEERTEALEDAHETLRSEVNEYV; from the coding sequence ATGACCGAGGAGAGCGCTCACGGCGGCGGTGGCGAGTTCGCGACCGACGAGGGCGACGAAGGCGTCGTCCGGCGGGACCGGTTCAGCGGCGGCCCCGCCCGGAGCTTCCTCTCCTCGCTCGAGGCCGATCGGCGGATCTTCGAGGCCGACCTCGAGGTCGACCGCGCCCACGTCGTGATGCTCGCCGAGCAGGGGATCGTCGAAGACGCGGTTGCGGGGAGCGTGCTGACGGCCCTCGACGCGATCGAAGTCGAGGGCCACGCCGGCCTCCCCGAAGGCGAGGACGTCCACGAGGCCATCGAGACGGCCGTCATCGAGCGCATCGGCGAGGAGGGCGGGAAGATGCACACCGCGCGCTCGCGCAACGACGAGGTCGCGGCCTGCATCCGATATCGCTTGCGCGAGGACGTCCTCGAGGCGATCGAGACCACCCTCGCGCTGCGCGAGTCGCTCGTTGAGGTTGCAGCCGACCACCAAGAGACGATCATGCCCGGCTACACCCACCTCCAGCCCGCCCAGCCGATCACCGTCGCCCACTGGGCGCTCTCCTACGAGGCCGCGGTCCGCCGCGATACGGCGCGCCTGCTCGAGGCCTACGACCGCATCAACGAGTCGCCGCTGGGCGGCGCAGCCTTCGCGGGCACGACTTTCGATATCGACCGCGAGCGCACCGCCGAACTGCTTGGTTTCGAGGGCGTCGTCGAGAACTCGATGGACGCCTCCTCGAGCCGGGACTTCCTGCTCGAGACGGTGCAGGCGCTGTCGACCCACGCGACGACGCTGTCGGGGCTCGCGGAGGACGTCGTCATCTTCGCGAACCGTGGCTTCGTCGACCTCTCGGACGACTACTCGTCGACGTCGTCGATCATGCCCCAGAAGAAGAATCCCGACACGCTCGAGCTCGTCCGCGCGGTCGCGGGCGACGCCGCCGGCAGCGCGCAGGGCCTGACGACGACCCTGAAGGGACTCCCCCGCGCCTACAACCGCGACCTCCAGCGGGCGACGACCCACGCCTGGGAGACCGTCGACGCCGTGACGGAGGCCAGCGAGGTCGCCGCCGGGGCGGTCGCCACCGCCGACTGGAACGCGGAGACCCTGGCCGCGGAAGCCGGCGAGGGCTTCTCGACGGCGACCGGCGTCGCGGACCTGCTCGCGGCCAACGGCCTGCCCTTCCGCACTGCACACGAAATGGTGGCCGTCGCCGCCGAAAACGGGGGTGACTACGACGCGCTCGAGGCCGCCGCCGAAGACGTACTCGGCGAACCCCTCGAGTCGCTGGTCGACCCCGAGGACGTCCGGAACGCGCTCGATCCCGCCGAAAGCGTCGCGAGCCGCGACTCACAGGGCGGCCCCGCACCCGGCGCGGTGGCCGACCAACTCGAGGGCGCACGGAGCGCCGTCGCGGACGACGAGGCGATGCTCGAGGAGCGTACCGAGGCGCTCGAGGACGCACACGAAACGCTCCGTTCGGAGGTGAACGAGTATGTGTGA